From the Apium graveolens cultivar Ventura unplaced genomic scaffold, ASM990537v1 ctg3389, whole genome shotgun sequence genome, the window GGCCTGATGGGGTTAACGTAGAATTTTTTCTTGCTACTTGGCACAACACTGGTGCTAGTTTCTGTGCTGCTGTTCGATATTTCTTCGAGCATGGGTTGATGCCTTCAGGTATAAATTCAACGTTTATTGCTCTGATTCCCAAAGGGGTAGCCCCAACCAAATGCAAGACTTTAGGCCAATATCTTTATGCACTGTTCTATATAAATGTGTTTCGAAGATCATAGCTATAAGACTCAAGAAAATTATGCCTGCTTTAGTAGACATTTCACAATCTGCTTTCATCCCGGGTAGATCAATTTCTGATAACATTCTCATGGCTCAAGAACTGTTTAGAGGATATGAAAGGGAGACAGGAGTGCCCAAGTGTGCCCTCAAAATTGATCTGCATAAGGCTTTCGACTCCATCCATTGGAGCTTTATTCTAGCTgtcttgaagaaaatgaaatttcCAGATATCATGATCGGTTGGATCAGGGCCTGTATTTGTTCCACTAGATTCTCTGTCAAATTAAATGGGATTATTCATGGCTATTTCAAAGGCACCAAGGGACTTCGACAAGGGGACCCCATGTCTCCTTATATTTTTGCATTATGTATGAACATTCTTTCTTGCACTCTCAACAACACTCCTGAGGGCTTCAAGTACCATTGGCGTTGCAAAGAGCTCAGACTAACCCATTTATTTTTTGCTGATGATGTCCTGGTGTTCTCTCGTGGTTCAAAGCAATCTGTTCAGCACATTATGGACTCAATCAAGACTTTCTCGGGTTGGAGTGGGTTGGCTCCAAGCATTAATAAAAGTACCAGTTTCTTATGCAACTGTGATGCTGAATTTTCAAGTTGGTTTGACACCCTGTCTATTCCACGTGGTACCCTCCCTGTCAAGTTCCTCGGAGTACCTCTCATTTCTTCTCAGCTGAGTGTGAATGATTGTATGCCTTTGGTTGAGAAAATTACCTCTAGATTGCACTCCTGGGCTACTCTCTTACTCTCCCTTGCAGGTAGAGTTCTGCTTATCAAGTCAATCGTTCATGCAATCGAAGCTTTTTGGTGTAATCACTTTCTGCTCCCTGCTTCAATTCATGCCACCATTCAGTCTTTGCTCACTAGATTTTTGTGGAAAGGTAATATTAACAGTAAGGGCGGAGCCAAAGTAGCCTGGAATGTCATCTGCCTTCCAAGAGAGGAAGGAGGTCTGGGACTTAAAAATATGGCAGATTGGAACAGAGCCCAGGTTATTCACCATCTGGTTAAGGTGGTAACTAAGTCTAGCTCCCTTTGGCCTCGATGGGTGCATGCCACAGTGTTAAAGCACAGATAATTCTGGACACTAACAATTCCTACAGACTGTTCTTGGATTTGGAGGAAGGTTCTGAAACTTCGTGTAGTTGCTCTTCAATTTCTTACTTACTCTATCGGTTCTGGAGCTGATATTTCTTTGTGGTTCGACCCATGGTGGGGAGGTACTTGTTTGGCTGAAACTACCACCTCTCCTATCATTTCACAATGTGGATTACATCGCAATGCTTCATTGAGTAGTATTATCCATAATGGTTCTTGGAGGCTCCCGAGTCCCAACCCCAGGTACCACCATTTGGACCCCTTGCTAGTTCACTGGCTTCAAACCTTTGATTACCCAACTATAAACTCTAATGGGGTGGATACTCTTCTATGGGATGGTACTGCTGCAACTAAAATCAGGACTTGGCATATATGGAATTCTATCAGAAGTAGGGGAGATGCAGTGCCTTGGTTCAAAGCTGTTTGGCACCGTCTTCGTGTCACTAGATATGCTCATCACCAATGGCTGCTTTGTCATGGCAGACTCAATACATTGTCAAGATTGTATAGATTTGGTCTTGTAGATTCCCAACAATGCTTCCTTTGTATTAGTGGTAGGGAGACAGATTCACATTTATTTGTTCATTGTACTTATAGCAGGTGGGTCTTATCCAGGCTTCTAGGCAGACTCGACATGGTCATTGTTGGAGATACTTGGTTATCTTTGCTCACTCATCTGGCGGATTTTCAGGACAATTACCGGGGTTTACTTGCTCTTTGCTTGGTCCAGATTTATTGCTATCATATCTGGAGGGAACGCAACTCCCGTGCTCACAACAAAGGAGTGTTTGGTCCAAGGAAA encodes:
- the LOC141701135 gene encoding uncharacterized protein LOC141701135, which gives rise to MNFAAWNVRGINKSPHQKELQQFISVNNIDLMGILETKVKVSNALSISKKINKNWQWLFNYDHHYNGRIWVGWNPNVWEISLLSKSSQFITCNARFIEKNLHFIVTFVYAFNDAIDRVPLWEYISSNCSSPLPWAFLGDFNCITSLSEVVGGREHWTPEMQCFKDCLNNCGLEPLRTVGDTYTWTNKRLQDPVFKRLDRMVANSTWFNVFTEGSVFVKNRGIMDHNPLLFEEPMQLNKFGKPFQFFNFMIDIPGFLDIVSSAWSIHCIGSPIAQFNAKLKHTKLLLRKLNKDHGNILSNVHHARVSLEEFQASCASVAVNYFSQLLGTPASPGINVDLSMVNCKEVSAEQSNFLVAPVTDNHIFDIIKKMKKNKAPGPDGVNVEFFLATWHNTGASFCAAVRYFFEHGLMPSAIRLKKIMPALVDISQSAFIPGRSISDNILMAQELFRGYERETGVPKCALKIDLHKAFDSIHWSFILAVLKKMKFPDIMIGWIRACICSTRFSVKLNGIIHGYFKGTKGLRQGDPMSPYIFALCMNILSCTLNNTPEGFKYHWRCKELRLTHLFFADDVLVFSRGSKQSVQHIMDSIKTFSGWSGLAPSINKSTSFLCNCDAEFSSWFDTLSIPRGTLPVKFLGVPLISSQLSVNDCMPLVEKITSRLHSWATLLLSLAGRVLLIKSIVHAIEAFWCNHFLLPASIHATIQSLLTRFLWKGNINSKGGAKVAWNVICLPREEGGLGLKNMADWNRAQVIHHLVKVVLKLRVVALQFLTYSIGSGADISLWFDPWWGGTCLAETTTSPIISQCGLHRNASLSSIIHNGSWRLPSPNPRYHHLDPLLVHWLQTFDYPTINSNGVDTLLWDGTAATKIRTWHIWNSIRSRGDAVPWFKAVWHRLRVTRYAHHQWLLCHGRLNTLSRLYRFGLVDSQQCFLCISGRETDSHLFVHCTYSRWVLSRLLGRLDMVIVGDTWLSLLTHLADFQDNYRGLLALCLVQIYCYHIWRERNSRAHNKGVFGPRKLLHGILIDFVARLSTSAWFSKLACNRPDLHSCISCISL